From Streptomyces fungicidicus, one genomic window encodes:
- a CDS encoding alpha/beta fold hydrolase, with protein sequence MSSTELPFVPPATVLPKVAPVRVAEGERLRSVELPGVTLSLRSRPPAREGLPPALYVHGLGGSSLNWSALMPLLDDCVESEAVDLPGFGDSPPPDDGDYSVTAHARAVIRHLDAAGRGPVHLFGNSLGGAVTTRVAAVRPDLVRTLTLVSPALPELRVQRTAVPTGLLAIPGIAPLFTRITREWTAEQRVQGVLRLCYGDPARVTPEGFRHAVQEMERRLRLPYFWDAMARSARGIVSAYTLGGQHGLWRQAERVLAPTLLVYGGRDQLVGFRMAQRSARAFRNSRLVTLPDAGHVAMMEYPETVALAFRELLADATESAREGDTGEPGALGAPGPTAGTGGETTTENTRG encoded by the coding sequence ATGTCTTCGACCGAGCTGCCGTTCGTGCCGCCCGCCACCGTGCTTCCCAAGGTGGCGCCGGTCAGGGTGGCGGAGGGCGAGCGGCTCAGGTCGGTGGAGCTGCCCGGCGTCACGCTGTCGCTGCGGTCGCGGCCCCCCGCCCGGGAGGGCCTGCCCCCCGCCCTCTACGTCCATGGACTCGGCGGCTCCTCGCTGAACTGGTCGGCGCTGATGCCGCTGCTGGACGACTGCGTCGAGAGCGAGGCCGTCGACCTGCCGGGCTTCGGCGACTCCCCGCCCCCGGACGACGGCGACTACTCCGTCACCGCGCACGCGCGCGCGGTCATCCGCCATCTCGACGCGGCCGGCCGCGGCCCGGTGCACCTCTTCGGCAACTCCCTCGGCGGCGCGGTCACCACCCGCGTCGCCGCCGTGCGCCCCGACCTCGTGCGCACCCTCACGCTGGTGTCACCGGCCCTGCCGGAACTGCGGGTGCAGCGCACCGCCGTCCCGACGGGACTGCTGGCGATCCCCGGCATCGCACCGCTGTTCACCCGGATCACCCGGGAGTGGACGGCGGAACAGCGGGTCCAGGGCGTCCTGCGGCTCTGCTACGGGGACCCCGCGCGGGTGACGCCGGAAGGGTTCCGGCACGCCGTGCAGGAGATGGAGCGGCGGCTGCGGCTGCCGTACTTCTGGGACGCGATGGCGCGCTCCGCGCGGGGGATCGTCAGCGCCTACACCCTGGGTGGCCAGCACGGACTGTGGCGCCAGGCCGAAAGGGTGCTGGCGCCGACCCTGCTCGTCTACGGCGGCCGGGACCAGCTCGTCGGCTTCCGGATGGCCCAGCGGTCGGCGCGCGCGTTCCGGAACTCCCGGCTGGTGACACTCCCGGACGCGGGGCACGTGGCGATGATGGAGTACCCCGAGACGGTGGCCCTCGCCTTCCGTGAACTGCTCGCGGATGCAACGGAATCGGCGCGCGAGGGGGATACTGGTGAGCCGGGCGCGCTGGGCGCCCCGGGTCCGACCGCCGGCACCGGCGGGGAGACCACCACCGAGAACACGAGGGGCTGA
- a CDS encoding DUF3152 domain-containing protein encodes MGRHSRRGPARKGGAADTGAVRDGAPAPAARPRQVPGQGYGTPPYGTPAAGTPRHPDGTPAHGVPRLPDGTPAHGVPRMPDGTPAHGVPRMPDGTPAHGLPRMPDGTPAHGFPRLPDGTPAHGFPPARGGHPEQREPGGGWGASNGRTAAGTGYGTRPGQGAPLPRQRQAPPGGPRQDYVDAFDDETDLFTPLDTPAAHRADPYAAVTDWDTAPAPGGPSGPEDGGPPPAAEPEQPKGGKSRTFTGIAAAAVTTVLAVVVAGQVADDPGGSAGRPQSVGDQARDAGDSASRGDDRETPSAPDAEPLTYGQMMSQKNPVSAARGGTGKFRAIPGIDKAPGKGQKSTYRVDVEQGLDLDGELFAEAVQKTLNDNRSWAHNGARTFERVHSGQVDFVITLASPETTADWCAKSGLDTTEDNVSCDSAATERVMINADRWARGADTYGDEIHAYRQMLINHEVGHRLGFNHVTCDKDGDLAPVMQQQTKFLDHDGISCRPNAWAYPKD; translated from the coding sequence GTGGGACGCCACAGCCGCCGCGGACCCGCCCGGAAGGGCGGCGCCGCGGACACCGGAGCAGTACGGGACGGCGCTCCCGCCCCGGCCGCCCGTCCCCGGCAGGTGCCGGGCCAGGGATACGGCACCCCGCCCTACGGCACCCCGGCAGCCGGAACCCCACGCCACCCCGACGGCACCCCGGCGCACGGCGTGCCGCGCCTGCCGGACGGCACTCCCGCGCACGGCGTGCCGCGCATGCCGGACGGCACCCCGGCGCACGGCGTGCCGCGCATGCCGGACGGCACCCCCGCGCACGGCCTGCCGCGCATGCCCGACGGGACCCCGGCGCACGGGTTTCCCCGGCTTCCCGACGGAACCCCGGCCCACGGCTTTCCCCCGGCGCGGGGCGGACACCCCGAGCAGCGGGAACCCGGCGGCGGCTGGGGGGCGTCGAACGGCCGGACGGCCGCCGGAACCGGATACGGCACACGGCCCGGACAGGGCGCCCCCCTCCCGCGCCAGCGGCAGGCACCGCCCGGAGGGCCGCGCCAGGACTACGTCGACGCCTTCGACGACGAAACCGACCTCTTCACCCCGCTCGACACCCCCGCCGCGCACCGCGCGGATCCCTACGCCGCCGTCACCGACTGGGACACCGCGCCGGCTCCCGGCGGCCCCTCCGGCCCCGAGGACGGCGGCCCGCCGCCGGCCGCGGAACCCGAGCAGCCCAAGGGCGGCAAGAGCCGCACCTTCACCGGGATCGCGGCCGCCGCCGTCACCACGGTGCTGGCCGTCGTGGTGGCCGGACAGGTCGCCGACGATCCCGGCGGCTCAGCCGGGCGGCCGCAGTCCGTCGGCGACCAGGCCCGCGACGCAGGGGACTCCGCCTCGCGCGGCGACGACCGGGAGACGCCCTCCGCGCCCGACGCCGAACCGCTGACGTACGGGCAGATGATGAGCCAGAAGAACCCGGTCAGCGCCGCACGCGGCGGAACGGGGAAGTTCCGGGCGATCCCCGGAATCGACAAGGCGCCGGGCAAGGGGCAGAAGAGCACCTACCGTGTGGACGTCGAACAGGGGCTGGACCTCGACGGCGAACTCTTCGCCGAGGCCGTGCAGAAGACCCTCAACGACAACCGCAGCTGGGCCCACAACGGCGCGCGCACCTTCGAGCGCGTCCACTCCGGCCAGGTCGACTTCGTGATCACCCTGGCCAGTCCGGAGACGACCGCCGACTGGTGCGCCAAGTCCGGCCTGGACACCACCGAGGACAACGTCTCCTGCGACTCGGCGGCCACCGAACGCGTGATGATCAACGCGGACCGGTGGGCGCGGGGAGCGGACACGTACGGCGACGAGATCCACGCCTACCGCCAGATGCTGATCAACCACGAGGTCGGCCACCGCCTGGGCTTCAACCACGTCACCTGTGACAAGGACGGCGACCTGGCCCCGGTCATGCAGCAGCAGACCAAGTTCCTCGACCACGACGGGATCAGCTGCCGCCCCAACGCGTGGGCGTACCCCAAGGACTGA
- a CDS encoding DUF3492 domain-containing protein, producing MRIGLLTEGGYPYVGGEGGLWCDRLVRGLDRHEFDVYAFSSGEAQEDAGWVPLPPQVGRVRTAPLWTAEADGVVHGRRARRRFSEHYGELAAVLCAATPEADRFATALLGLAELARDEGGLVAALRSETAVRALERACRAPGARRTAREARVPDLLTVAAHLERALRPLSLDWYEEDGLGAVDLCHAAAGGVTALPGLLAHHFFGIPFLVTEYGVRLRTHYLTRPDSSPAVRSLLAAFHGALASETYRRAAFVTPGNTHARRWQERCGADRSKVRTVYPGMDAAPFAEAGESPETADPHTLVWVGRVEPAKDLVSLLHAFAAIRKEEPRTRLRIVGGPADPEGAAYLGHCRALAAQLFPDEAEGPHSVGANPVSFEETGGPDLPTRTAAYASAAVTVLSSVVEGFPAGLVEAMFCGRATVSTDVGAVVEAIGGTGLVVPPRNPRALADACVSLLRDPERRARLGAAARARALELFTVDQNIAAFHGIYLEIVARTPARRLPLDGTGAPLPFAAPAEAHVPGHWTEPTPRAVPTWATQTPVPATETVR from the coding sequence GTGCGCATCGGACTGCTTACGGAGGGTGGCTATCCGTATGTGGGCGGTGAGGGCGGGCTCTGGTGCGACCGCCTGGTACGCGGACTGGACCGGCACGAGTTCGACGTCTACGCGTTCAGCAGCGGCGAAGCACAGGAGGACGCGGGCTGGGTCCCGCTGCCGCCCCAGGTCGGCAGGGTCCGCACCGCCCCCCTGTGGACGGCCGAGGCCGACGGCGTGGTGCACGGCCGCCGCGCACGCCGGCGCTTCTCGGAGCACTACGGCGAACTGGCCGCCGTCCTCTGCGCCGCTACGCCCGAGGCGGACCGTTTCGCCACCGCTCTCCTGGGCCTCGCCGAACTCGCCCGCGACGAAGGCGGTCTGGTGGCGGCACTCCGCTCCGAGACCGCCGTACGCGCCCTGGAACGCGCCTGTCGCGCGCCCGGCGCCCGGCGGACCGCGCGTGAGGCCCGCGTCCCCGATCTGCTGACCGTGGCCGCGCACCTGGAGCGCGCCCTGCGCCCCCTCTCGCTCGACTGGTACGAGGAGGACGGGCTGGGCGCGGTCGACCTGTGCCACGCGGCGGCCGGGGGAGTGACGGCTCTTCCGGGCCTGCTCGCCCACCACTTCTTCGGAATCCCCTTCCTGGTCACCGAGTACGGCGTACGCCTGCGGACGCACTACCTGACCCGCCCGGACTCCTCACCCGCGGTCCGCTCCCTGCTCGCCGCCTTCCACGGCGCGCTCGCCTCCGAGACCTACCGCCGGGCCGCGTTCGTGACGCCGGGCAACACGCACGCACGCCGCTGGCAGGAGCGCTGCGGCGCCGACCGGTCCAAGGTCCGCACGGTGTACCCGGGCATGGACGCCGCACCCTTCGCGGAGGCGGGGGAGTCGCCGGAGACGGCGGATCCGCACACCCTGGTCTGGGTCGGCCGGGTGGAGCCCGCCAAGGACCTGGTCTCCCTGCTGCACGCCTTCGCGGCGATCCGCAAGGAGGAACCGAGGACCCGTCTGCGGATCGTCGGCGGTCCGGCGGACCCGGAGGGCGCCGCCTACCTCGGCCACTGCCGGGCCCTGGCCGCGCAGCTCTTCCCCGACGAGGCCGAGGGCCCGCACTCCGTGGGCGCCAACCCGGTGTCCTTCGAGGAGACCGGCGGCCCCGACCTGCCCACCCGCACCGCCGCGTACGCCTCGGCCGCGGTGACCGTGCTCTCCAGCGTCGTCGAGGGGTTCCCGGCCGGCCTGGTCGAGGCGATGTTCTGCGGGCGCGCGACGGTCTCCACGGACGTCGGCGCGGTCGTGGAGGCCATCGGCGGCACCGGTCTCGTCGTACCGCCGCGCAACCCGCGGGCCCTCGCCGACGCCTGCGTCTCCCTGCTGCGCGACCCCGAGCGCCGCGCACGCCTCGGCGCGGCCGCCCGCGCCCGCGCGCTCGAACTGTTCACCGTCGACCAGAACATCGCGGCCTTCCACGGGATCTACCTGGAGATCGTCGCGCGGACCCCGGCCCGCCGCCTCCCCCTCGACGGCACCGGCGCCCCCCTCCCCTTCGCGGCTCCCGCCGAGGCCCACGTCCCCGGCCACTGGACCGAACCCACTCCCCGTGCCGTCCCCACGTGGGCGACGCAGACACCGGTACCCGCGACGGAGACAGTCCGATGA